In Stieleria varia, one genomic interval encodes:
- a CDS encoding FkbM family methyltransferase, whose protein sequence is MLYRLKQHLNRRLKRSTEAEPKLRGRISYSQEGEDVLVWRMMDPDHSPSVYVDVGCNHPYHMSNSAFFYERGWTGIAIDPNPSFKDDFERLRPLDHFVNCGVGEEEATLEYFYFEEPLYNTFDSAKAATINGIHSKLLQTQAVPIRRLDSILIEYWPEGKQIRWMSIDAEGMDLQIVKSHDFDLFPVEFICVEVNSLDLERACSDEVVCELRFRGFIPIAKLCKSAILINSTFADRWGLIRR, encoded by the coding sequence GAAATTGCGAGGTCGTATTTCTTACTCACAGGAAGGAGAAGATGTGCTTGTTTGGCGAATGATGGATCCCGATCACTCGCCATCGGTATACGTTGATGTCGGATGCAACCACCCTTATCACATGTCGAACAGTGCTTTTTTTTATGAACGTGGGTGGACAGGAATCGCTATTGATCCGAATCCCAGCTTTAAAGACGATTTCGAGCGTCTACGTCCCCTTGATCATTTCGTTAATTGCGGGGTCGGTGAGGAGGAAGCAACCCTAGAGTATTTCTACTTTGAGGAACCCCTTTACAACACGTTTGACAGCGCAAAAGCTGCAACTATTAATGGGATTCATTCTAAGCTTCTTCAGACTCAAGCGGTACCAATTCGACGGCTCGATTCAATATTGATTGAATACTGGCCCGAAGGTAAGCAAATACGATGGATGTCAATTGATGCAGAGGGCATGGACTTACAAATCGTCAAGTCGCATGACTTTGATTTGTTTCCCGTAGAGTTCATCTGCGTGGAAGTAAATTCGCTGGATTTGGAACGTGCATGCTCAGACGAAGTTGTTTGTGAACTAAGGTTTCGTGGATTCATTCCGATAGCTAAGCTTTGCAAATCAGCAATCCTAATAAATTCAACATTTGCCGATAGATGGGGACTTATTCGCAGATGA
- a CDS encoding IS5 family transposase: MDGQRSFYDYRKPDEMWEQMMESLPEYPVSPKGGRPRAYLRDVADAIFYRLRTGCQWNAIPPEFAPGSTAHDYFQQWAELGIFGQLSNIAIETCDQLNGLDWQWQSVDGAVTKAPRGGEKTGTYPTDRGKLSTKRSVQTDATGIPIGLAVGGANVHDTKLLQETIEDCIDRAATEVQGWENMCLDKAYDSAAIRELIESVYGYTAHVRSRGEEKRELDRQSGERPRRWVAERTHGWLNRFQSILIRWDKKAQNHIAGLHLAFAYFVYSRLGVFG; this comes from the coding sequence ATGGATGGGCAACGGAGTTTTTATGATTATCGCAAGCCAGACGAAATGTGGGAGCAAATGATGGAATCTCTTCCAGAGTATCCGGTCAGTCCGAAGGGTGGCCGACCACGCGCATACCTTCGTGATGTCGCTGACGCCATCTTTTATCGACTGCGAACCGGATGCCAATGGAACGCAATCCCTCCAGAATTTGCGCCCGGTAGTACGGCTCACGATTACTTTCAGCAGTGGGCTGAACTAGGGATTTTTGGTCAGCTTTCGAATATAGCGATCGAGACCTGCGACCAATTGAACGGGTTGGATTGGCAATGGCAAAGCGTTGATGGAGCGGTGACCAAAGCACCGCGAGGAGGCGAGAAGACAGGTACATACCCGACTGACCGAGGAAAACTGAGCACAAAACGATCTGTGCAAACCGACGCGACCGGAATCCCAATTGGCTTGGCCGTCGGCGGAGCGAACGTTCACGATACCAAGCTTTTACAAGAAACGATTGAAGACTGCATCGACCGCGCAGCGACTGAAGTTCAAGGTTGGGAGAACATGTGCCTGGATAAAGCCTATGACTCCGCCGCGATTCGTGAGCTCATCGAATCGGTCTACGGCTACACCGCTCACGTTCGTAGCCGAGGTGAGGAAAAACGTGAGCTTGATCGGCAATCAGGGGAGCGTCCAAGGCGGTGGGTTGCTGAACGAACTCATGGCTGGCTCAATCGCTTTCAATCAATTCTAATCCGATGGGATAAGAAAGCCCAAAACCATATCGCCGGACTTCACCTCGCTTTCGCCTACTTCGTCTATAGCAGGCTCGGGGTTTTCGGATAG
- a CDS encoding class I SAM-dependent methyltransferase, which translates to MISKISGGPTNLLFTTKVLGKYHVEYFVCNETGFIQTEDPYWLDEAYSDAITALDLGLVSRNFEKASLTSKVVEKSFPYASKFIDYGGGYGMFTRLMRDRGFDFLHYDTHCQNLFAKGFEIEELLARERYRFDLLSAWEVFEHLADPLASLDEMLNVADAVLFSTELVPNSAIQSPKDWWYFTPETGQHISFYTTAALEYMAEKFSLNLYSDGLSNHMLSKQKAVSDPFREKVHPSVSSRVRNRFIRKSKKLKAHRASLLQEDFQRALRQLNVDIGASDACSN; encoded by the coding sequence ATGATCAGTAAAATTTCAGGCGGTCCAACCAACCTTCTTTTCACAACAAAAGTGCTCGGTAAGTATCATGTTGAGTATTTTGTCTGTAATGAGACGGGGTTCATTCAGACTGAGGATCCGTATTGGCTCGACGAGGCATATTCAGATGCGATCACAGCGCTTGACCTTGGATTAGTATCAAGGAATTTCGAGAAAGCGTCTTTGACGTCGAAAGTAGTAGAGAAATCGTTTCCCTACGCTTCGAAGTTTATTGATTACGGCGGAGGTTATGGAATGTTTACGCGGCTAATGCGTGATCGCGGTTTTGATTTCCTGCATTACGACACTCACTGTCAGAACTTATTTGCAAAAGGATTTGAGATCGAGGAGCTTTTGGCTCGTGAACGATATCGGTTCGATTTGCTTTCTGCTTGGGAGGTCTTTGAACACCTGGCGGATCCCCTTGCGTCACTTGATGAGATGCTGAACGTTGCAGACGCCGTGTTGTTCTCGACGGAGCTTGTGCCGAATTCAGCGATTCAATCGCCAAAAGATTGGTGGTACTTCACTCCGGAAACCGGACAACATATTAGTTTCTATACCACTGCTGCACTGGAGTACATGGCGGAAAAGTTCTCCTTAAATCTTTATTCTGATGGATTATCCAACCATATGTTGAGCAAGCAGAAAGCAGTTTCTGATCCTTTTCGAGAGAAGGTTCACCCGTCTGTTTCCTCTCGCGTTCGGAATCGGTTTATACGAAAATCGAAGAAACTAAAAGCACATAGAGCAAGTCTCCTGCAAGAGGATTTTCAACGCGCCTTGCGTCAACTCAACGTAGACATTGGTGCAAGTGATGCATGTTCTAATTGA
- a CDS encoding glycosyltransferase family 4 protein, whose product MHVLIDGLVFENNYQIGIWRLFFEIMSRTSRDVRYTLLLAKKPEQPIPEGVEVATAFHRKSIKKHQVAARCKRKIDKRLASKRFPDAIWHSTFFSSDPRTNGKSIVTLYDMIAERCFLMGGEWCEQQRVAKLNALKASSEVLSISHSTANELRRFYPELGRRTSVIPMGFEHIRIDKSTETESSADQYALFVGSRDSYKNFEIVLEAISSPDWPNELSLRVVGAPVSELEKSLIDYYSVSGLVKNDGRVEDKELAKLYRGAHCFIFPSLCEGFGIPVLEAQANSCLPVLSDTEIFREVAGDGAIFFNPRDSRTLVEAVRRSLDTLHRSSVIDAAESNLRRFSWDDAAAKVLEAYVRVSEE is encoded by the coding sequence ATGCATGTTCTAATTGATGGACTGGTTTTTGAAAATAACTATCAGATTGGCATCTGGCGACTATTCTTCGAGATAATGTCGCGAACTTCACGCGATGTTCGCTACACATTATTGCTCGCCAAAAAGCCAGAGCAACCAATTCCCGAAGGAGTCGAAGTCGCGACTGCTTTTCATCGCAAAAGCATCAAGAAACATCAGGTTGCGGCACGCTGCAAGAGAAAGATTGATAAACGATTGGCGTCAAAGCGATTTCCGGACGCTATTTGGCATTCCACCTTCTTCAGTTCCGATCCTAGAACCAATGGGAAAAGCATTGTTACCTTATACGACATGATTGCAGAGCGATGTTTTCTCATGGGCGGAGAATGGTGTGAACAGCAACGCGTGGCAAAGTTGAATGCATTAAAGGCGTCCAGTGAAGTTTTGTCTATTTCTCATTCAACAGCGAATGAACTCAGACGGTTCTATCCCGAATTGGGGAGGCGTACCTCGGTGATTCCGATGGGATTCGAGCACATTCGAATTGATAAGTCGACAGAGACAGAGAGTTCCGCTGATCAGTATGCTCTTTTTGTTGGATCACGAGACTCATATAAGAACTTTGAAATTGTGCTGGAAGCGATTTCATCACCCGATTGGCCGAATGAACTTTCGTTGCGAGTGGTAGGAGCGCCAGTCTCGGAGTTGGAGAAATCGCTGATTGATTACTACTCGGTCTCTGGCTTAGTTAAGAATGACGGTCGTGTTGAGGATAAGGAACTAGCCAAGCTCTACCGAGGTGCGCATTGCTTTATCTTTCCCAGTCTGTGTGAGGGGTTTGGAATCCCGGTTCTAGAAGCTCAGGCTAATTCTTGCTTACCTGTATTGAGCGATACTGAGATATTCCGAGAAGTTGCTGGAGATGGGGCGATTTTCTTTAATCCACGTGATTCGAGAACGCTTGTTGAGGCGGTCCGGAGATCGCTCGACACCTTGCATCGGTCGTCTGTTATTGATGCCGCTGAGTCTAATCTGCGACGGTTTTCGTGGGATGATGCCGCTGCAAAGGTACTGGAAGCCTATGTCCGAGTCTCTGAAGAATAG
- a CDS encoding glycosyltransferase family 2 protein produces MNSPRVSICLPNLNNRAFLPDRMESIYSQTLRDWELIIVDDFSSDGAWEFFQKCQKSDSRISLFRGPRKGLYPGWNDAIRRARGEFIYIATSDDTMSADFLEKTVDALSVHRDCELAHAVIRPIDAEGNDINLHYYHSGAFMASSGDLCKFPHVRVAPFDGLMHLLGHTVYLSITQLLMRRSLFQHVGYFSDRWGPIGDFHWAMRATLVSNTIHVPDTWGSWRIHSSQATTERKSDDHQKRIQMMIDDAIQVSRGKLPGDLNTCIDRWADYFLVKHGWWNTGEGRLARLRLIVHDFLSGSLAARHYVAHKLGFGRMWEMNDIDLIRSICASVGIKETLIKCPKGNRDQSQDFIAERR; encoded by the coding sequence ATGAACTCCCCACGTGTATCAATCTGTCTTCCAAATCTAAATAACCGTGCATTTTTACCTGATCGCATGGAGTCAATCTATTCGCAGACTTTGAGAGATTGGGAGCTGATTATTGTTGATGACTTTTCCTCAGACGGCGCTTGGGAATTCTTTCAGAAATGCCAAAAATCGGACAGCCGGATTAGTTTGTTTCGTGGCCCTAGAAAAGGCTTGTATCCTGGCTGGAATGATGCGATTAGGCGAGCAAGAGGGGAGTTTATCTATATTGCTACGAGCGACGATACAATGTCGGCGGACTTTCTAGAGAAGACAGTGGATGCACTATCAGTGCATCGTGATTGCGAGCTTGCGCATGCAGTGATTCGGCCGATTGATGCGGAGGGAAACGACATCAATCTCCATTATTATCACTCAGGTGCTTTCATGGCGAGTAGTGGAGACCTATGCAAGTTTCCGCATGTGCGTGTTGCACCGTTTGATGGTCTTATGCACTTGCTCGGACACACAGTGTATTTATCAATCACACAGCTGCTGATGCGAAGATCCCTGTTTCAGCATGTTGGCTATTTTTCTGATCGTTGGGGACCAATCGGGGACTTTCATTGGGCCATGAGAGCGACGTTGGTATCGAACACGATTCATGTTCCCGATACTTGGGGAAGTTGGCGCATTCACTCTTCGCAAGCGACGACAGAACGCAAATCGGATGATCACCAAAAACGTATTCAGATGATGATCGATGACGCGATTCAAGTTTCTCGAGGCAAACTACCAGGAGATCTTAACACATGCATCGATCGCTGGGCGGACTACTTTTTGGTTAAGCATGGATGGTGGAACACAGGTGAAGGCAGGTTAGCAAGGCTAAGGTTGATTGTTCATGACTTTCTTTCGGGGAGCCTCGCGGCTCGTCACTACGTCGCGCACAAGCTTGGATTCGGCCGCATGTGGGAAATGAACGATATCGATTTGATTCGGTCGATCTGCGCAAGCGTTGGAATTAAAGAAACCCTCATCAAGTGCCCCAAGGGAAACCGGGATCAGAGCCAGGACTTCATAGCAGAACGTCGATGA
- a CDS encoding glycosyltransferase family 4 protein yields the protein MRPSILFVSHQQPWPLSSGTPVRIYHILNALLEDYSVTLVTATSKNAGDLEEECCPLYAKCERVIKIPAFEFRHALDRSFEYFASGRERLSSLISSSRPSIIRRWDSTECVNVLQRLNAEEQFSFVWCERSYMAQLAFDAGLQNIVVDLDDVESLAMRRRLAVSKWSWSKWVDHIELYKLTRYEQRLPTLYRRVAVCKSDDVQHFPRSRDRVVVIPNGATACAEAIRSHEQDGNLLFVGLMCYEPNCDAVKFFSDEIAQHLIREGSRFSLNIVGRDPSAEVQGLHDGERYIVHGGVPDLSDYYNRASVVIAPIRLGSGTCLKVLEALMQGKAVVATTEACAGLELRPGIDVFIADSPQEFATACLELLNDPVARERIGRSGRARVLDQFDWCKIEAGVKEIAENLMHEDES from the coding sequence ATGAGACCAAGCATCCTTTTCGTCAGCCACCAACAGCCTTGGCCGCTAAGCAGCGGCACCCCCGTACGGATTTACCATATTCTAAACGCTCTGCTGGAGGACTATAGCGTAACCCTTGTGACCGCAACGTCCAAGAATGCGGGCGATTTAGAGGAAGAGTGTTGTCCGCTGTATGCGAAGTGTGAACGTGTCATTAAGATTCCAGCCTTTGAATTTCGGCACGCGCTTGACCGGTCTTTTGAATATTTTGCGTCAGGCCGTGAGCGTTTGTCATCCTTGATTTCGTCGTCGCGGCCCAGCATTATTCGACGATGGGACTCAACCGAGTGCGTGAACGTTCTCCAGCGTTTGAACGCTGAAGAGCAGTTTAGTTTCGTTTGGTGTGAGCGATCTTATATGGCGCAGCTTGCTTTCGATGCAGGATTGCAGAACATTGTTGTTGACTTGGACGACGTTGAGAGTTTAGCTATGCGGCGACGTCTAGCTGTGTCCAAATGGTCTTGGTCCAAGTGGGTAGATCACATAGAACTGTACAAACTGACCCGTTACGAACAGCGATTGCCCACCCTTTATCGACGCGTCGCGGTTTGCAAGAGCGACGATGTTCAGCATTTTCCTCGAAGCAGAGACCGCGTAGTCGTTATCCCGAACGGAGCGACCGCGTGTGCGGAAGCGATTCGCTCGCACGAACAAGATGGCAATCTGCTGTTTGTAGGATTGATGTGTTACGAACCAAACTGTGACGCAGTAAAATTCTTCAGCGATGAGATTGCGCAACACCTAATCAGAGAAGGATCGAGATTTAGCCTTAATATTGTTGGACGAGACCCGAGTGCTGAGGTTCAAGGGTTGCATGACGGCGAGCGATACATCGTCCATGGTGGGGTACCTGACTTGAGCGATTACTACAACCGAGCGTCAGTCGTCATTGCGCCGATTCGACTAGGTAGCGGTACCTGCCTGAAGGTTCTGGAGGCATTGATGCAAGGCAAGGCAGTTGTTGCAACAACGGAGGCATGCGCAGGACTGGAGCTTCGCCCTGGCATTGACGTATTTATCGCTGATTCACCACAAGAGTTTGCGACTGCTTGCCTTGAGTTGCTGAATGATCCGGTTGCAAGGGAAAGGATCGGACGCTCGGGTCGAGCCCGTGTTCTCGATCAATTCGACTGGTGCAAGATCGAGGCAGGCGTCAAAGAGATTGCTGAGAATCTCATGCATGAAGATGAGTCTTAG
- a CDS encoding glycosyltransferase family 2 protein yields the protein MTTLEYCVVIPAYNRESQIGRTLEAILKQRIPPVEICVVDDGSIDGTADVAASFGPSVRVVSVSNGGPASARRIGIAETSAEWVLPCDSDDVWHAHFIDDLIGLHQEFPNAGLLFVNFRILGPNNEVLLADKLATAPEEWLKYTENNSQHFDLGKEAYVPLLRFSPIFQSCVAFRRSLYDEIGGIDPVVARMPAEDAHLTKRLVAHTQTVGSRRVGVDIHREGDNFSSDFPRIAYGSWWILRDLCQRQLVPSRFIEATRQEIERRAPGVGHLLFAIRDYDSMNDVLKSVPLFQRDWKLQLKAAIAKAALLFGNGK from the coding sequence ATGACTACTCTCGAGTACTGTGTCGTAATTCCTGCTTATAATCGTGAGAGTCAAATTGGCCGCACACTGGAAGCTATCTTAAAACAGCGAATCCCTCCCGTCGAGATTTGTGTCGTAGATGATGGGTCTATCGACGGCACGGCAGATGTAGCGGCGAGTTTCGGGCCTTCAGTTCGCGTAGTATCGGTATCGAATGGTGGCCCAGCAAGTGCTAGAAGAATAGGCATAGCTGAAACCTCCGCAGAATGGGTCCTACCCTGTGACAGTGACGACGTTTGGCACGCGCACTTCATTGACGATTTGATTGGATTGCATCAAGAGTTTCCAAATGCTGGTCTGCTCTTTGTAAATTTTCGGATATTGGGTCCAAACAACGAAGTGTTGCTCGCAGATAAACTCGCGACTGCTCCAGAGGAATGGCTTAAATATACGGAGAATAATTCTCAGCATTTTGATCTTGGCAAAGAGGCCTATGTGCCTTTGCTTCGGTTTAGTCCAATCTTCCAGTCTTGTGTTGCCTTTCGCCGATCTCTGTATGATGAGATCGGCGGAATTGATCCTGTCGTCGCAAGAATGCCAGCGGAGGACGCTCATTTAACGAAAAGGCTTGTGGCACACACTCAAACGGTTGGAAGCAGGCGTGTAGGTGTGGATATCCACCGTGAAGGAGATAATTTTTCGAGCGACTTTCCGCGAATCGCGTACGGAAGTTGGTGGATTTTGCGAGACCTTTGCCAGCGCCAATTGGTTCCCTCGCGTTTCATCGAGGCAACGCGACAAGAGATTGAGCGACGAGCGCCGGGCGTTGGCCACCTACTTTTCGCGATTCGAGACTATGACTCAATGAATGATGTTCTGAAAAGCGTTCCATTGTTCCAGCGAGATTGGAAGCTCCAATTGAAAGCAGCGATCGCAAAAGCTGCTCTCCTGTTCGGAAATGGCAAATAA
- a CDS encoding sulfotransferase has translation MLRTMPKWTAFYEPLNPRCWFDPARRGDWVDSTHRRIPDYWAEYEDLDIDRMRSLWSSSWDRVDLLLQSDSYEPDLHAYLSAIISHSDQCVCLQFNRVDFRLTWLRESFPGSRIVHLIRNPRDQWCSTYQQTDPPNHSANLLDLERSDEFYLRIWAEDLQRTFPALQLWPNAHPYQLSYAIWQLSYSYGFSNRDFEIRYEDLVQQPRSVVESMMIATGHQVAEQWQPPAVDDRSVGRWMRYADDNWFCEREQEVDEFLDRYVFEN, from the coding sequence ATGTTACGCACCATGCCAAAATGGACGGCATTCTATGAGCCACTTAATCCACGCTGCTGGTTTGATCCCGCTCGAAGAGGAGACTGGGTCGACTCGACACATCGTCGAATTCCAGATTACTGGGCGGAGTACGAAGACTTGGACATTGATCGCATGCGCTCGCTTTGGAGCAGCTCGTGGGATCGGGTTGATCTTCTGCTGCAGAGCGATTCTTACGAACCGGATTTGCACGCATATCTGTCCGCAATCATTTCACATTCCGACCAATGTGTTTGCTTGCAATTCAATCGTGTGGACTTTCGTCTGACATGGTTGCGTGAGAGTTTTCCTGGATCACGAATCGTTCATTTGATTCGCAACCCTCGTGATCAATGGTGTTCAACGTATCAACAAACTGATCCACCCAATCACTCTGCCAATTTGCTCGATCTTGAAAGATCGGATGAATTTTATCTTCGGATTTGGGCAGAGGATCTACAGCGGACTTTTCCTGCTCTTCAATTGTGGCCAAATGCGCATCCTTACCAATTGTCGTATGCGATATGGCAGTTGTCATACAGCTACGGATTTTCCAATCGTGATTTTGAGATTCGTTACGAGGACCTTGTGCAACAACCAAGGTCTGTTGTCGAAAGCATGATGATTGCGACCGGTCACCAAGTAGCTGAGCAGTGGCAGCCACCGGCGGTTGACGATCGATCAGTGGGGCGATGGATGCGATATGCGGACGATAATTGGTTTTGTGAACGCGAGCAAGAAGTTGACGAATTTCTCGATCGCTATGTATTTGAGAACTGA
- a CDS encoding glycosyltransferase family 4 protein produces the protein MYLRTDFVQRHRKAGRQRRALLRGKVDVVNFKDNSVRITLLSEIFPPIHGGSGRWFAEMYPRLTNADVTYIVGNHPDAKTLDIEKGWKTHRWDFGWHFNGIEDVSQMGKHLKGAWRLRRFLQRHPTDQLHAGRPLSEGFVAAMACPKHTPLVCFVHGEDVSVAKTSRQLTLVTRWTLSRCSRLIANSKNTQSMLQNEWNIPEDKILLIHPGVNCGQYTTAVDRDSLRESLGWEGRLVVLTVGRLQRRKGQDTALHCVVKLRERFPNLLWVIAGSGQDAEYLRELAQRLDVQANVRFHDSLNDRQLQEMYRAADIFVLPNRTVGRDIEGFGIVLLEAQASGLPVIAGDSGGTIDAVSDGVTGHVVDCSDIENPRDLAEKLTRLLESETQRIRFGQAGVQWATSFDWERVANRAWQEFETLDRQTQRKRS, from the coding sequence ATGTATTTGAGAACTGACTTTGTGCAGAGACATCGGAAAGCCGGACGACAGAGACGAGCCTTGCTTCGCGGCAAGGTTGATGTGGTGAATTTCAAAGATAACTCTGTTCGTATCACGCTTCTCAGTGAAATCTTTCCGCCAATTCACGGTGGCAGTGGAAGATGGTTTGCAGAAATGTACCCTCGTCTCACCAACGCGGATGTCACATACATCGTAGGGAACCACCCTGATGCAAAGACACTCGATATCGAAAAGGGCTGGAAAACTCATCGCTGGGATTTCGGTTGGCACTTCAACGGTATCGAAGATGTTTCACAAATGGGCAAGCACCTGAAAGGGGCTTGGCGTCTGCGACGTTTTTTGCAACGTCACCCAACCGATCAACTCCATGCCGGACGTCCGCTCAGCGAGGGATTCGTTGCCGCAATGGCGTGCCCCAAGCACACCCCCTTGGTTTGCTTTGTCCACGGCGAGGATGTTTCCGTCGCCAAGACAAGTCGGCAGCTCACATTGGTCACGCGTTGGACTTTGTCACGCTGCAGTCGTCTGATCGCGAATTCGAAAAACACACAGTCCATGCTGCAAAACGAATGGAATATCCCCGAGGACAAAATTCTGCTCATCCACCCCGGCGTCAATTGCGGCCAATACACCACTGCTGTGGACCGAGATTCTTTGCGAGAGAGCTTGGGCTGGGAGGGACGACTTGTTGTCCTAACCGTCGGACGATTGCAGCGTCGCAAAGGGCAGGATACTGCCCTCCACTGTGTTGTGAAGCTCAGGGAGCGTTTTCCAAATCTGCTTTGGGTCATTGCGGGTAGCGGTCAAGACGCAGAATATCTTCGTGAGTTAGCTCAGCGACTTGATGTCCAAGCAAACGTTCGTTTTCATGACTCACTCAATGACCGGCAACTGCAAGAGATGTATCGAGCTGCTGATATCTTTGTTCTGCCCAATCGAACCGTCGGCCGAGATATCGAGGGATTTGGGATCGTATTGCTGGAAGCACAAGCCAGCGGCTTGCCTGTGATCGCTGGTGATTCCGGAGGCACGATCGATGCTGTTTCTGATGGCGTGACGGGGCACGTCGTGGATTGCTCAGATATTGAGAATCCACGTGATTTGGCAGAGAAACTGACCAGACTTCTTGAATCAGAAACACAGCGGATTCGTTTCGGCCAAGCTGGCGTCCAATGGGCGACAAGTTTTGATTGGGAGAGGGTCGCCAATCGAGCCTGGCAAGAGTTTGAGACTCTCGATCGGCAAACTCAAAGGAAGCGATCGTGA
- a CDS encoding sulfotransferase family protein, whose amino-acid sequence MTESEISVHVSQPTPVFVLGCPRSGTTLVGGLLGETQWGAAVETQFILKYFTIASKMNLNDRSDFQRLVKSIVAERAVKQWGIQWDIEQLFESTEHRNYAGLVNRICQTRSDQMGVTSWADKTPHYCLSLSRIVSLREMFPLAKFVFVIRDGRDVANSLLQKPWGPNNVYQCAEYWRACCESLMEAMRLCPDDCRLIRYEQLLQHPESSLRELFKFLDVPDPDSMAAKSAPLMDGSKVGQWKRRMSARQVAVFEKTAGNLLAANGYETLHKQKPIGYGSQMAYRIHDRCKWLAFMFRQNVVDTIKIRFFGKQPFAE is encoded by the coding sequence GTGACAGAGAGCGAGATTTCCGTTCATGTCAGTCAGCCAACTCCTGTTTTCGTCCTTGGCTGTCCAAGGTCAGGAACGACATTGGTGGGAGGATTGCTGGGCGAAACACAATGGGGCGCTGCGGTTGAAACGCAGTTCATCCTCAAGTATTTCACGATCGCAAGCAAAATGAACCTGAACGACAGGAGCGACTTTCAACGCTTGGTAAAGTCGATCGTTGCAGAGCGAGCCGTGAAGCAATGGGGAATTCAATGGGACATTGAGCAGTTATTCGAATCGACAGAGCATCGCAACTACGCGGGCTTAGTCAACCGTATTTGCCAAACGCGTTCCGACCAGATGGGAGTGACCAGTTGGGCAGATAAGACGCCGCATTACTGCCTCAGTCTTTCACGGATCGTGTCGTTGCGGGAGATGTTTCCGCTCGCGAAATTTGTCTTTGTGATCCGAGATGGTCGAGACGTTGCCAATTCATTGCTGCAGAAGCCGTGGGGACCGAACAACGTTTATCAATGCGCTGAGTACTGGCGTGCATGCTGTGAATCTCTGATGGAGGCGATGAGGTTGTGTCCAGATGATTGTCGCCTCATTCGGTACGAACAATTGCTTCAGCATCCTGAAAGCAGCTTGAGAGAATTGTTTAAGTTCTTGGACGTTCCCGATCCTGATTCCATGGCAGCAAAAAGCGCTCCGCTGATGGATGGTAGCAAAGTCGGGCAATGGAAACGCCGGATGAGCGCTCGTCAGGTAGCTGTCTTTGAGAAGACTGCCGGAAACTTGCTCGCCGCCAACGGCTATGAAACTTTACACAAACAAAAACCGATCGGTTACGGATCTCAGATGGCCTATCGAATACACGACAGGTGTAAATGGCTGGCGTTCATGTTTCGCCAAAACGTTGTCGACACCATCAAGATTCGCTTCTTTGGTAAGCAACCGTTCGCTGAGTAG